The following coding sequences are from one Epilithonimonas vandammei window:
- a CDS encoding dimethylarginine dimethylaminohydrolase family protein, with product MKLNIKNETGRLKSVVLGQPKSNGPVPTLAESYDAKSYHTIANNIYPKEEDIVFEMTEFEKVLKKYDVEVFRPKIIKDYNQVFARDVAFVIEDKMIISNIIPDRADEQEAYRHIIDKVSWRNVINLPETAHIEGGDVMVWNGFLFIGTSYSPDYRNLKTARTNEYAIEILKEYFPKKRIIDLDLKKNDTKPYEGILHLDCTFNIVGEDKCIIYKNGFVDELDYQLLLDIFGKENCFEVNDQEMFEMNPNIFSIAPDVVVSDKAFTRLNSHLRDEWGITVEEIPYREISKMGGLLRCSTLPLVRE from the coding sequence ATGAAACTAAACATCAAAAACGAAACAGGTAGACTAAAATCTGTCGTACTTGGACAGCCAAAATCTAACGGACCTGTCCCTACACTCGCAGAAAGCTACGATGCAAAATCTTATCACACCATAGCAAATAATATCTATCCGAAAGAAGAGGATATTGTTTTCGAGATGACAGAGTTTGAAAAAGTGCTTAAGAAATATGATGTGGAGGTTTTCCGACCAAAAATTATCAAAGATTACAACCAGGTCTTTGCAAGAGATGTTGCTTTTGTGATTGAGGATAAAATGATTATCTCGAATATAATCCCAGACCGTGCAGACGAGCAGGAAGCTTACAGACACATCATAGATAAAGTTTCCTGGAGGAATGTCATAAACCTGCCGGAAACCGCTCATATTGAAGGTGGAGATGTTATGGTCTGGAATGGATTCTTATTCATTGGAACCAGCTACAGCCCAGATTATAGAAACCTGAAAACAGCCAGAACCAATGAGTATGCGATTGAAATCCTGAAAGAATATTTTCCGAAAAAAAGAATCATTGATCTTGATCTGAAAAAAAATGATACAAAACCATATGAAGGTATTTTACATTTGGACTGCACCTTCAATATTGTAGGCGAAGACAAATGCATCATTTACAAAAATGGATTTGTAGATGAGTTGGATTATCAGTTGCTTTTGGATATTTTTGGCAAGGAAAACTGTTTTGAAGTTAATGATCAAGAAATGTTTGAAATGAACCCAAATATATTCTCCATCGCGCCGGATGTTGTGGTTTCAGACAAGGCATTCACAAGGCTCAATAGTCATCTCCGCGACGAGTGGGGAATCACTGTTGAAGAAATTCCTTACCGTGAGATTTCTAAAATGGGCGGATTGTTAAGATGTTCGACTTTACCTTTGGTAAGAGAATAA
- the ctlX gene encoding citrulline utilization hydrolase CtlX, giving the protein MQTTDTVLMIEPVAFGFNEQTAVNNYFQVQQEGNVQDKALKEFNDFVEKLRAKDINVITIKDTLEPKTPDSIFPNNWVSFHADGKVVLYPMFAENRRLERRDDIINQIKEQFEVTEVIDYSGAEKDNLFLEGTGSMIFDHDNKLAYGSVSLRLDEGLFRKFCSDFGFQPVVFHSYQTAGEERLPIYHTNVMMCVADQFVVICLDCIDDESERNNVIETIKNSGKELIEISEDQMQNFAGNMLQVQNKSGEKFLVMSQSAYKSLNRDQVSAIEKYCEIIYSDLEVIETNGGGSARCMLAEVFLPKK; this is encoded by the coding sequence ATGCAGACTACAGATACAGTTTTGATGATAGAACCAGTTGCTTTCGGGTTTAATGAGCAGACGGCGGTTAATAATTATTTTCAGGTTCAACAAGAAGGCAATGTCCAAGATAAAGCTCTGAAAGAATTCAACGATTTTGTGGAAAAACTAAGAGCAAAAGACATTAATGTAATCACCATAAAAGATACATTAGAACCCAAAACGCCAGATTCGATATTTCCCAATAATTGGGTGAGTTTTCACGCGGATGGAAAAGTGGTTCTCTATCCAATGTTTGCAGAAAACAGACGTTTGGAAAGAAGAGATGATATCATCAACCAAATCAAAGAACAATTTGAAGTAACCGAAGTTATCGATTATTCTGGAGCGGAAAAAGACAATCTTTTTCTGGAAGGAACAGGAAGTATGATCTTCGACCACGATAATAAACTTGCTTATGGTTCGGTTTCTTTACGACTAGATGAAGGTTTATTTAGGAAATTTTGCAGTGATTTTGGCTTTCAACCTGTGGTTTTCCATTCTTATCAGACCGCCGGCGAAGAAAGGTTGCCTATTTATCACACCAACGTAATGATGTGTGTTGCAGATCAATTCGTGGTAATTTGTTTGGATTGTATCGATGATGAATCCGAGAGAAACAATGTCATTGAAACCATTAAAAACTCTGGAAAGGAACTCATAGAAATCTCCGAAGACCAAATGCAGAATTTCGCAGGAAATATGCTTCAAGTTCAGAATAAATCAGGAGAAAAATTCTTGGTAATGAGTCAAAGTGCTTACAAATCATTAAACCGAGATCAAGTTTCTGCAATTGAGAAATATTGCGAGATCATTTACTCGGATTTGGAAGTCATAGAAACCAATGGCGGCGGAAGTGCAAGATGTATGTTAGCTGAGGTTTTTCTTCCGAAGAAGTAA
- a CDS encoding S-adenosylmethionine decarboxylase family protein, producing MKTLEIYQEGLHVLLTLKVQNPELLTNYYAYLDYAKKLLADCDTEVVGETFHIFDNDSFTSAIILKESHLCIHTWPEFQQLTLDLLLCNYYNDNTEKVQKITSKLLTYFKAEIIKEHKILR from the coding sequence ATGAAAACTTTAGAAATTTATCAGGAAGGATTGCACGTTTTGCTGACGCTGAAGGTTCAGAATCCGGAATTACTGACAAATTATTATGCATATTTAGACTACGCTAAAAAACTTTTGGCAGACTGTGATACAGAAGTTGTTGGTGAGACTTTTCATATTTTTGATAATGACAGTTTCACTTCGGCAATTATTCTGAAAGAATCACATCTTTGCATCCATACTTGGCCTGAGTTTCAACAATTGACTTTGGATTTGTTGCTTTGTAATTATTACAATGATAATACCGAAAAAGTTCAAAAAATCACTTCCAAATTACTGACTTACTTCAAGGCAGAAATCATCAAAGAACACAAAATCCTGAGATGA
- a CDS encoding DUF4178 domain-containing protein — MKTYICPSCKTENILTIDIEIEHYICKSCSNLINPETGTILKSVKKPTENVVLEVGQKGKIDGIQYQVIAIVVRKYGTSVFWREYYLKDKDKNDAFLSESSGHWVFLQPKEMPKKDFKFHTEFNGKKYRWYESTPNNIDAATGFFEDKIKFSLAYYKEFVNGTEMVSIEQVGAEKTFLWGKHIPKSEIKRQFKPNYMPNYSGIGIVQPYYINIKQLINVLAIVALLMSLLQLYNTVSRTNYEVFSDKIRFDSVRNKELISKSFDLNGASAPLNVKLHSNVDNSWANVELSLVNEKTNEIEYTSQDIEQYHGYESGESWSEGDKNKEFNFCGVAPGKYHFAINAQKQGFEQPSGETFYSPDGTKSFIYDDLGFVDVTTLATGEKMSYNLSNLQTNDSIIYSELEKAKEFKLKNPNFSATLPDTDRQNPTFEIQAFWRPVSFWNYFIIIGIMIVLVLLNYWGKYLFDKEKWKNSNYSPFNEYTN, encoded by the coding sequence ATGAAAACCTACATTTGTCCAAGTTGTAAAACCGAAAATATTCTTACAATTGATATCGAGATTGAACATTATATTTGTAAATCTTGCTCTAATTTAATTAATCCTGAAACCGGAACGATTTTAAAATCGGTTAAAAAACCAACGGAGAATGTAGTTTTGGAAGTTGGTCAAAAAGGCAAAATAGACGGAATTCAATATCAAGTTATAGCAATTGTTGTTCGCAAATATGGAACGTCTGTTTTCTGGAGAGAATATTATCTGAAAGACAAAGATAAAAATGACGCATTTTTGAGCGAAAGCAGTGGACATTGGGTTTTTCTGCAACCGAAAGAAATGCCGAAAAAAGATTTCAAATTTCATACAGAATTCAATGGGAAAAAGTACAGATGGTACGAATCTACTCCCAATAACATTGATGCAGCAACAGGTTTCTTCGAAGATAAAATTAAATTTTCTTTAGCCTATTATAAAGAATTTGTCAACGGAACAGAAATGGTTTCTATTGAGCAAGTTGGAGCAGAAAAAACTTTCCTTTGGGGAAAACACATTCCGAAAAGTGAAATAAAGCGGCAATTCAAACCTAATTATATGCCGAATTATTCCGGAATTGGGATTGTTCAGCCTTATTATATTAATATCAAACAATTAATCAATGTTCTGGCAATTGTTGCATTATTGATGAGCCTTCTACAACTTTACAACACGGTTTCAAGGACGAATTATGAAGTTTTCAGTGACAAAATCAGATTCGATTCTGTAAGAAACAAAGAATTGATTTCGAAGTCGTTTGATTTGAATGGTGCTTCTGCTCCGCTGAATGTAAAACTCCATTCCAATGTTGATAATTCTTGGGCAAATGTAGAATTAAGCCTTGTTAATGAAAAGACGAATGAGATAGAATACACATCTCAAGACATTGAACAATATCACGGTTACGAAAGCGGAGAAAGTTGGTCAGAAGGTGATAAAAACAAAGAATTTAATTTTTGTGGTGTTGCACCGGGAAAATATCATTTTGCAATCAATGCGCAGAAACAAGGTTTTGAACAACCAAGCGGAGAAACATTTTATTCTCCAGACGGAACCAAGTCTTTTATTTATGATGACCTTGGATTCGTGGATGTAACAACTCTGGCGACGGGTGAAAAAATGTCTTACAATTTGTCCAATCTTCAAACCAATGATTCTATAATCTATTCGGAGTTAGAAAAAGCAAAAGAATTCAAACTCAAGAATCCAAATTTCTCTGCAACACTTCCTGATACAGATAGGCAGAATCCTACTTTTGAGATTCAAGCTTTTTGGAGACCTGTGAGTTTTTGGAACTACTTCATCATTATAGGAATAATGATTGTTTTGGTTCTTCTCAATTATTGGGGAAAATATCTTTTTGATAAAGAAAAATGGAAAAACAGTAACTATTCTCCTTTTAACGAATATACAAACTGA
- a CDS encoding DUF350 domain-containing protein has protein sequence MGDFNYLPILNSILYSFLGIAILLICYVIIEKLTPEKTWHEISKNNNTALAIILGAFIIGISIIISAAIHG, from the coding sequence ATGGGAGATTTCAATTATTTACCAATACTTAATTCGATATTATATTCTTTTTTAGGAATTGCAATTTTGTTGATTTGCTATGTTATTATAGAAAAATTGACACCTGAAAAGACTTGGCACGAGATTTCAAAAAATAACAATACTGCATTAGCCATTATTTTAGGCGCTTTTATTATCGGGATTTCTATCATTATCAGTGCCGCAATTCATGGATAA
- a CDS encoding polyamine aminopropyltransferase encodes MDKKRISFELLLLFSVFVIATCGLIYELVAGALASYLLGDSVKQFSFIIGVYLFSMGVGSYLAKFIHKDLLNKFVEIEILVGVIGGISSVVLFFLFNTVHHFEPVLYLFVFLTGCLVGLEIPLLMNILKDKVAFKDLVSNVFAFDYIGALLASILFPLVLIPSLGIIRTPLFFGLINISIAIFLSFYLERELKNPISLKIKSIFAFLSLLILFIFSDRLLAFSEEKMYGENIIYANNSPYQRIVLTRNNQDFRLYLNNNLQFSSADEYRYHEALVHPAMSMAKNISNVLVLGGGDGFAVREILKYKDVKHITLVDLDGEMTNFFRDNETMKRLNHNSFSSPKVEVINKDAYIWVKENKKKYDVIIIDFPDPSNYSLGKLYSLQFYKELEKITTNDTKIVVQTTSPYFAPKSFWCIDKTINQIFPFTTAYHSYVPSFGEWGFCLASFQPIDNEVVRKLPNLKFYDYNFKQMSYFSKDMKADNLEVNRLDNQILVRYFDEEWGKVQ; translated from the coding sequence ATGGATAAAAAACGAATTTCGTTTGAACTGCTTTTGCTTTTTTCGGTATTTGTCATCGCAACTTGCGGACTGATTTATGAATTGGTTGCCGGTGCGTTGGCGAGTTATCTTTTGGGAGATTCTGTAAAGCAGTTTTCTTTCATCATCGGTGTTTATCTTTTCTCGATGGGGGTTGGTTCTTACCTGGCAAAATTCATTCATAAAGACTTGCTGAATAAATTTGTTGAAATCGAAATTCTTGTCGGAGTTATCGGTGGAATCAGTTCGGTAGTTTTATTCTTTTTATTCAATACAGTTCATCATTTTGAGCCTGTTCTGTATCTTTTTGTATTTCTAACAGGATGTTTGGTTGGGTTGGAAATTCCATTATTGATGAATATTCTGAAAGATAAAGTCGCTTTCAAGGATTTGGTCTCCAATGTTTTCGCCTTTGATTATATTGGTGCTTTGTTGGCATCCATTCTTTTTCCTTTGGTTTTGATTCCGAGTTTAGGGATTATCAGAACACCACTTTTTTTTGGTTTGATTAATATTTCCATTGCGATTTTCCTTTCGTTTTATTTGGAAAGAGAATTGAAAAATCCAATTTCATTAAAAATTAAATCTATTTTCGCCTTTCTAAGTTTATTGATACTTTTCATTTTTTCAGATAGACTTTTGGCTTTTTCCGAAGAGAAAATGTACGGAGAAAATATTATTTACGCGAACAATTCGCCGTATCAACGAATTGTTTTGACTAGGAATAATCAGGATTTCCGACTTTATCTTAATAATAATCTTCAGTTTTCTTCCGCTGACGAATACCGCTATCACGAAGCTTTGGTACATCCTGCGATGTCTATGGCAAAGAATATCTCGAATGTTTTGGTTTTAGGCGGAGGCGATGGTTTTGCAGTTCGAGAAATTTTGAAATATAAAGACGTAAAGCATATCACGTTGGTTGATTTGGACGGAGAAATGACCAATTTTTTCCGAGATAATGAAACAATGAAACGTCTGAATCACAACTCATTTTCCAGCCCGAAAGTTGAAGTGATTAATAAAGACGCTTACATTTGGGTTAAAGAAAACAAGAAAAAGTATGATGTCATTATCATTGATTTTCCGGATCCTTCTAATTACAGTTTAGGAAAATTATATTCGCTTCAGTTTTATAAAGAATTGGAGAAGATTACGACCAACGATACTAAAATTGTGGTCCAAACAACATCGCCTTATTTTGCTCCGAAATCTTTTTGGTGTATTGATAAAACCATTAATCAGATTTTTCCTTTTACCACAGCTTATCATTCTTATGTTCCTAGTTTTGGAGAATGGGGATTTTGTCTCGCTTCTTTTCAACCGATTGATAATGAGGTTGTAAGAAAGCTCCCGAATCTGAAATTCTATGATTATAACTTTAAACAAATGTCTTATTTCAGCAAAGATATGAAAGCAGATAATCTGGAAGTCAACCGTCTTGATAACCAGATTTTGGTAAGATATTTTGATGAAGAATGGGGTAAAGTTCAATAA
- a CDS encoding NAD(P)/FAD-dependent oxidoreductase, with product MSQEVNQFSRKSFLKTIFWAGLMLPFLQYCKQKSKTFLLKISGTNYVLGHQLWAKDFPKPTEEIKTKFLIVGSGISGLSACRYLKNNNEDDFLLAEMENHLGGNASNGENQFSKFPLGAHYLPIPNKEDLELIEFLLESEIYLGDDENGLPILDDEQLTFPKEERLFFKNEWQNDLVPQNGISSKTKEELNRFFKIMDEFRIKKDSFGKYWFDIPLDNSSQENEARSLNKITFENWLQSNNFKSEELLWLLDYSCKDDYGLGLKYVSAWAGIHYFAGRKNNWATNRHDQVFTWPEGNARLAKHLSRSVENKQLRNHLVFDVNLDKENVEVLVFDNQSKISKKIIAEKVLFATPQFVNQHIFKDRKFKNFNYVPWLLATLTLKNEFGGAEELAWDNVIFGTEGLGYINDQHQNLNQIVGEKVITYYRSFSTDNCKKARRKLYNLKKEELKDLVLADLKVAHPEIEDFIIDIQFHKLGHGMISPVPDFIFGEEKQLAKQNIDNKIFFAHTDLSGISIFEEAFHQGIRAGKEMMGI from the coding sequence GTGTCACAAGAAGTCAACCAATTTTCCCGAAAATCTTTTCTCAAAACTATCTTTTGGGCAGGATTGATGTTGCCATTTCTACAATATTGCAAACAGAAATCAAAAACATTTTTGCTGAAAATCTCAGGAACCAATTATGTTTTAGGACACCAACTTTGGGCTAAAGATTTCCCCAAACCAACCGAGGAAATCAAAACCAAATTCCTGATTGTGGGAAGTGGAATTTCTGGACTTTCGGCTTGTCGATATTTGAAAAATAATAATGAGGATGATTTTCTTTTGGCCGAAATGGAGAATCATTTGGGAGGAAATGCTTCCAACGGAGAAAACCAGTTTTCAAAATTTCCTCTTGGCGCACATTATCTTCCGATTCCAAACAAAGAAGATTTGGAATTGATTGAGTTTTTGTTAGAATCTGAAATCTATCTCGGAGATGATGAAAATGGTTTACCGATTTTGGATGATGAACAACTAACTTTTCCAAAAGAAGAACGATTGTTTTTCAAAAACGAATGGCAAAATGATTTGGTACCACAGAATGGAATTTCCTCTAAAACTAAAGAAGAACTCAATCGATTTTTCAAAATAATGGATGAATTCCGAATTAAGAAAGATAGTTTCGGTAAATACTGGTTTGACATTCCATTAGATAATTCGAGTCAGGAAAATGAAGCTAGAAGTTTGAATAAGATTACTTTTGAAAATTGGCTTCAATCCAATAATTTTAAATCCGAAGAATTACTTTGGTTGCTGGATTATTCTTGCAAAGATGATTATGGCTTAGGTCTGAAATATGTTTCTGCTTGGGCTGGAATCCATTATTTTGCAGGAAGAAAAAATAATTGGGCAACCAATCGTCACGACCAAGTTTTTACTTGGCCCGAAGGAAATGCAAGATTGGCAAAACATCTTTCAAGATCTGTTGAGAATAAGCAGTTAAGAAATCATCTTGTTTTTGATGTTAATCTTGATAAAGAAAATGTTGAGGTTTTAGTCTTTGATAATCAATCAAAAATTTCAAAAAAAATTATTGCTGAAAAAGTGCTTTTTGCGACACCACAGTTTGTGAATCAGCATATTTTTAAGGATAGAAAATTCAAAAACTTCAATTATGTTCCCTGGCTTTTGGCAACTTTGACTTTGAAAAATGAATTTGGTGGCGCAGAAGAATTGGCTTGGGACAATGTGATTTTCGGAACGGAAGGTTTGGGTTACATCAATGACCAACATCAGAATCTGAATCAAATTGTTGGTGAAAAAGTCATCACATATTACCGAAGTTTCTCGACTGATAATTGTAAAAAAGCAAGGCGAAAATTATACAATTTGAAGAAGGAAGAACTAAAAGATTTAGTTCTCGCTGATTTGAAAGTTGCACATCCGGAAATCGAGGATTTTATTATTGATATTCAGTTTCATAAATTAGGACACGGGATGATTTCGCCTGTTCCCGATTTTATTTTTGGAGAAGAAAAACAATTAGCCAAACAGAATATTGATAACAAAATTTTCTTTGCTCACACCGATTTGTCAGGAATTTCTATTTTTGAAGAAGCCTTTCATCAAGGCATTAGAGCTGGAAAAGAAATGATGGGAATCTGA